In Mycobacterium sp. Aquia_213, the sequence ACCGCCTGCAGCCGCAGCAATGTCACCGGCGCCGTCGGGCGGGGGTTGCGGGCGGTCCGGTTGCTCAACCACCCGTCCAGTTGCCAGCGCACCCGATCGGCGGTGGCGTCCTCGGTCAACGGCTCAGCGCACCGCCATACCCGGTTCAGTTCTTCGCCGTTGGCGGTGACGGCGTGAATGGAAAGCCGAGTGCATCCCACTCCGGCGGACATCAGCATCTGGTGCAGCGTGCCGGCCAGCGAGCGGCCGGCGAATGCCGCGGCGTCGACCCGGTCGATCGGCGGATCGCAGTCCAGCACGGCCTCGAGTTCGCCCGGCGGTTCCCGCCCGGACGGTCCCCGCTCGGGTTCGCCGCGGGCGAACCGGTGCGCGCTGCGCCCGTCGGCGCCGAACCTGGAAGCCACGTCGGTCGCCGATAGCGCGGCGAACTGGCCGATGGTGCGAATCCCCAACCGCCACAACAGATCCGTGAGTTCCTCTCGTCCCGGACCGGACAGGCTCGGCTCGGTGGCCAGCTGCCGGATCGACAGCACCGCCAGAAATTTCGCATCGCCCCCGGGCTCGACGACACGACCCGCACGGGCGGCGAAGACCGCGGTGGACAGCTGGTCGGCGATCCCGACCTGACACTCGGCGCCGGCCGCGGCCACCGCGTCGATCAGCCGTTCGGCGGCGTGGGCTTCAGACCCGAAATAGCGGGCCGCTCCGCGCACGGGCAACACCAGGAGGCCGGGCCGCAGCACCTCGGCGCGGGGAACGAGATCGTCGACCGCCGCAATCACCCCTTCGAAAAAGCGGGCGTCGCGGTCGGCGTCGGCGGTGGCGACGTGCAGTTGCGGGCAACGGGCCGCCGCCTCCCGGCGTCGCAACCCTCGCCGCACTCCGGCCGCACGCGCGGCCGACGAGCAGGCGATCACCCGGTTGGCCAGAGTGACCGCGATCGGGGTCGTCATGGATCGGTCGGCCGCTGCCGCCGCCGCGACCGC encodes:
- a CDS encoding DNA polymerase Y family protein, which translates into the protein MSSRVLAIWCMDWPAVAAAAAADRSMTTPIAVTLANRVIACSSAARAAGVRRGLRRREAAARCPQLHVATADADRDARFFEGVIAAVDDLVPRAEVLRPGLLVLPVRGAARYFGSEAHAAERLIDAVAAAGAECQVGIADQLSTAVFAARAGRVVEPGGDAKFLAVLSIRQLATEPSLSGPGREELTDLLWRLGIRTIGQFAALSATDVASRFGADGRSAHRFARGEPERGPSGREPPGELEAVLDCDPPIDRVDAAAFAGRSLAGTLHQMLMSAGVGCTRLSIHAVTANGEELNRVWRCAEPLTEDATADRVRWQLDGWLSNRTARNPRPTAPVTLLRLQAVEVVSAEALQLPLWGGLGEEDRLRARRALVRVQGLLGPEAVRVPVLSGGRGPAERITLTPLGDEPVPHADPGLPWPGRLPDPSPAVLLDDPVELLDAQGNSIRVTSRGMFSADPARLVARGQDDPLRWWAGPWPVDERWWDPDRSAGRTARAQVLLESERAFLLCYRQRRWYLEGSYE